In a genomic window of Fibrobacter sp. UWH4:
- a CDS encoding phosphoglycerate dehydrogenase, with amino-acid sequence MATIKTMNNISKKGLSLFGSFYQVSDSVENPDAILVRSAQVDTDNFDGLLAVARAGAGVNNITIDKASAKGICVFNTPGANANAVAELVMTVLGMAVRNVDKAAAWVKNLDTTDPDLAKTVESGKKKFAGMELAGKTLGVIGLGKIGVLVANYARWKNMRVIAYEPYPNAANMHELSNKVEIADLDTVIAKSDFLTVHVPFIKGVTENLLNRKNLAQFKGSYIMNFARGGIVEMDPVNEMLASGSLQGYLCDFPTADLIKNDKVTCFPHLGASTEEAEENCAVMAVEELKDYIEFGCVRNSVNFPALVDHPHAGVKSRVVVINQDVPNMISEITKVFGAEGVNIASFSNKSNGKIGYNLVDVESKVDDSIIEKLSKLEKVIKVRVIHF; translated from the coding sequence GAATCCGGATGCCATCTTGGTGCGTTCCGCCCAGGTTGATACCGACAACTTTGACGGCCTGCTGGCTGTCGCCCGCGCCGGCGCTGGCGTGAACAACATCACCATCGACAAGGCTTCCGCGAAGGGCATCTGCGTGTTCAACACCCCGGGTGCAAACGCCAACGCCGTTGCCGAGCTCGTGATGACCGTGCTCGGCATGGCCGTCCGTAACGTGGACAAGGCTGCTGCATGGGTCAAGAACCTCGACACCACCGACCCGGACCTCGCGAAGACCGTCGAAAGCGGCAAGAAGAAATTCGCCGGCATGGAACTCGCAGGCAAGACTCTCGGCGTAATCGGCCTCGGCAAGATCGGCGTGCTCGTCGCTAACTATGCCCGTTGGAAGAACATGCGCGTCATCGCTTACGAACCGTATCCGAACGCCGCCAATATGCACGAACTTTCCAACAAGGTGGAAATTGCCGACCTCGACACCGTGATTGCGAAGTCTGACTTCCTCACCGTGCACGTTCCGTTCATCAAGGGCGTGACCGAAAACCTCCTCAACCGCAAGAACCTCGCACAGTTCAAGGGTAGCTACATCATGAACTTTGCTCGCGGTGGCATCGTGGAAATGGATCCGGTCAACGAAATGCTCGCTTCGGGTTCCCTCCAGGGTTACCTCTGCGACTTCCCGACTGCAGACCTCATCAAGAACGACAAGGTGACCTGCTTCCCGCACCTCGGTGCCTCTACCGAAGAAGCCGAAGAAAACTGCGCCGTGATGGCCGTCGAAGAATTGAAGGACTACATCGAATTCGGTTGCGTCCGCAATTCCGTGAACTTCCCGGCCCTCGTTGATCACCCGCATGCCGGCGTCAAGAGCCGCGTCGTGGTCATCAACCAGGACGTTCCGAATATGATTTCCGAAATCACGAAGGTATTCGGTGCCGAAGGCGTGAACATCGCCAGCTTCTCTAACAAGAGCAACGGCAAGATCGGCTACAACCTCGTTGACGTGGAAAGCAAGGTGGACGACTCCATCATCGAGAAGCTCTCCAAGCTCGAGAAGGTCATCAAGGTCCGCGTTATCCATTTCTAG